The genomic stretch GCTACTTCTTGAAGTTTGTCGTCTGTCAGCCACTGAGAAGGTTCAAGACTGAGACGTTTCATTTCGCGTTCTAAGCTCTCTCGGCCTTTTTCAACATTTTCTTCGCGTTTTTCTTTCTTGTACCATTGCTTAATTTTGCTGCGTGCATGAGAAGATTGCGCAATTTTCAGCCAATCTCGGCTCGGACCATATGAATGCTTGGAAGTCAAAATCTCTACGATATCCCCGGTTTTCAGCTGATAATCCAGCGGAACAATTCGGCCGTTCACTTTTGCTCCAATGGTGCGATTACCGACCTCTGTATGGATCCGGTAAGCAAAGTCCAGCGGTACCGATCCTGCCGGAAGCTCAATGACCTCACCTTTTGGCGTAAAGACAAACACCAAATCAGAGAAGAAATCCATTTTAAGTGACTCAACGAATTCTGAGGCATCTTTTGCTTCATTCTGCAGTTCAAGAATTTCCCGGAAGAAAGTGATGCTGTCTTCCAGATTATTTGCTCCGCCCTCTTTATAAGCCCAGTGAGCAGCAATACCAAATTCAGCAGTACGGTGCATATCCCAAGTACGAATTTGAACCTCTGTAGGCTCACCATTTGGTCCAACAACCGTCGTATGAAGCGACTGGTACATATTTGCTTTTGGCATCGCAATATAATCTTTAAATCTGCCTGGCATCGGCTTCCATAAGGTATGGATAATACCTAAGGTTGCATAACAGTCCTTAATATTATCGACGATAATACGAATAGCAAGCAGGTCATAAATCTCATTAAACTGCTTGTTTTTTGTCGTCATTTTCTTATAAACACTATAGATATGTTTGGGTCTTCCTGAAAGATCCGCCTGGATCCCCATTTCTCCCAATTTCTCATTTATTCGGTCAATAACGTTATCAATATAAAGCTCACGCTCAGCCCGTTTCTTATGCATCAGGTTCGCAATCCGGTAATATTGCTGCGGGTTCAGATATCGTAAAGCGATATCCTCCATCTCCCATTTAATCGCAGAAATACCTAACCGATTAGCAATAGGACAGAAAATTTCCAAGGTCTCATACGAAATACGACGTTGGCTTTCTTCTGACTGATATTTAAGAGTCCGCATATTATGAAGACGATCCGCAAGTTTAATCACAATGACGCGAATATCTTGTGCCATCGCTATAAACATCTTACGGTAGTTCTCGTTTTGCTGCTCTTCCTTTGAACGGAACTTAATTCGCTCAAGCTTCGTTAATCCATCGACCAGCATGGCACACGTCTCGCCAAATTTCTTTCTGATTTCATCCAGAGGAACTGTAGTATCTTCTACAACATCATGAAGCAGGGCAGCAATAATTGATATGCTGTCCATCTGCATATTCACCACGATGTCTGCCACCGCCAGCGGATGCAATATATACGGTTCACCTGATTTGCGCATCTGTCCGTGATGGGCTTCTTCAGCAAAGTCATAAGCCTCACGGATCAGGGTAAGCTCAGGTTCTTTGATATAGGCTCCAGCCTTCTCCAGTAATTGCTCTATGCCCATCTAGATTTGTCCGATTCCTTTCTATAATAAAATGGAACCCGCCGATCTTACGTCTACACAGGTTCCCCGAAAAAGTGATTTTATAATATTATGACGCTTACCTGCTTCTACGTCAACCATCGCCAGTAGATGACATAATCTGATGTTAATCACCATTTCTCCTTATTCCTCACCTCTGTACTTGATTCCCCATGATCCCTTTTCTGCAAAAATTACATTGAAAAATGATGGGAATCTGTATATCCTAGTAAAGATTGTTTTGCGATGACGTCTTTTACAGCGTGATCAGCATGATATGAAAATTGAATAAGGAGTGAAATCATTTTGCAACGCGAAATACAAGTTAACGAGAAACTACCACTAGGACAAGGCTTTTTACTCAGCATGCAACATCTGTTCGCTATGTTTGGAAGTACTGTTCTCGTTCCTAATCTTTTCGGTGTAGATCCCGGAATGATCCTGTTAATGAATGGTTTAGGAACACTTCTATACATATTTATATGTAAAGGAAAAATTCCTGCCTATCTGGGATCAAGTTTTGCATTTATTGCGCCTGTAAGTATGGTAATAAAAAGCAATCCGGGTAATGGATACTCAATGGCACTGGCTGCTTTTATTATTACCGGTATTATCTTTTGTCTCGTAGCACTTATTGTTAAGTTTGTTGGGACAAGATGGCTGGATGTACTCTTCCCACCCGCTGTAATGGGCGCTGTTGTTGCCCTGATTGGACTAGAGATCGTCCCTGTTGCCGCAGGAATGGCAGGACTGATTAATTCTAACCCGGCAGACAATCCAAATTGGGCTCCTGATGCTACCACAATTACACTCTCTATGATAACTCTGGGTGTAACCGTACTAGGTGCACTCTTGTTCCGCGGGTTTGCTAAAATTATTCATATTTTGATTGGTATCGTTACAGGTTATGTTCTTGCCTTTTTTATGGGCGTGGTAGACATCCATACCATTACCAATGCGAACCTTATAACTGCACCTACTGTTACGACGCCCTCATGGGATATTGGTGTGATTGTAACCATTGTACCTGTAGCACTCGTTGTTATTGTCGAACACATTGGCCATCTACTCGTCACAGGCAGTATTGTTGGAAAAGATTTATCGAAAGACCCCGGGCTTCATCGCTCTCTTTTAGGTAACGGGATCTCAACCATCATTTCCGGTTTTGTCGGATCTACACCGAACACAACCTACGGTGAGAATATTGGGGTTATGGCACTTACCAAAGTGTATTCCATTTTTGTTATTGGCGGTGCAGCGATTATTGCTATCGTGTTGTCATTCTCGGGTACGTTTACCGCTGTAGTCGCTAATATTCCTGATGCAGTCATGGGCGGTGTATCACTTTTACTTTTTGGAATCATTGCGGCATCTGGTTTCCGTATCTTTGTAGAACAAAAAGTAGACTTTTCTAAAACAAGTAATATGATACTTACTACTTTAGTATTTGTAACAGGCCTCAGTGGTGTAACTCTTACCATTGGTACGGTTGAATTAAAAGGAATGGCGCTAGCAACGATCGTAGGTATGATTGCAAGCCTTCTGTTCGGTCTGTTCCATAGACTTGGATGGATTGATGAATCCACCGAGAAAAATAATGACTAAAATCAAAAAAGGTATCCTCCAAGCGGAGGATACCTTTTTTTTAAAGAAAGCTATTTTGCAAAACCTAAAAAGCAGATGACAAGTTTGTGGACTGTTTTCCCAGATCCCTGTCACCATAAATCTTAAGTTCCGCCTGAGAATTATTAGTGCTTACAACTTAGTATTTCATCAAAGAATATACGTTGATATCTATCAGTTTATTTCTGCCTTTAAGTTCTTCAAGCTCGATTAAGAAAGCAGCCCCTACCACGTTGCCTCCAAGCTGTTCTACAAGGCTCACCGAAGTTGCAATCGTGCCGCCTGTTGCGAGCAGGTCATCTGCGATCAGCACATTTTGTCCTTTTTCAATCGCATCGGAATGCATTGCAAGCTTGTCTTTTCCGTACTCTAGGTCATATCCAAGTTCAATGGTCTCACCTGGAAGCTTTCCGCTTTTACGAATTGGGGCAAAACCAACACCCAGTGCATAAGCAAGCGGTGCACCTACGACAAATCCACGTGCTTCTGGACCCGCAATAACATCGATCTTCAGATCAGAAACCATTTGTTTCATTTCATCTATAGCTTTGCGATACATCTCGCCGTCTTTCAACAGGGTTGTAATGTCCTTGAAACTGATTCCCGGTTGTGGAAAGTCAGGTATAACCCGAATGTACTCTTTAAAATCCAAAATAATCTCCTCCTAATTTGAATGAGCTAGGATGCACCCTTTGTCTGAGATTTCATCCATTGCATCAGTTGGGGCGCTGCCAAATCAAACATGGCTTTCTCCATTTCAGCCAGCTGCTCTATGTCCTGGTAGTTCCTGGAATCCGTCAAATTCTGCTTCGGCGGATTTGTCACAAAGGTCAATGTACCTGAATGACGTTTAATAAATGACAACTCTTCAAACACGTCCATGACTTTTGACATCATTCTTACAGAATATCCACATTGTCGGCTTAAAGCCTCGATCATCTCTTTTTCAGGCACAGCTTCCTGTCCCCATTTGGAAACAAGGACATATATACGTTTAAAGTCATCACGACTCGGTCGTTGTAATCTTTGTTTAGGATTCGCCGTATGGTAAAGAAGAATGACATTATTCGCTTTCACAATCATGCTTTGCATGGCTGTCCATTGCTCTGCAGTTTCAGGGATGTCCAGCACAAACAGACTTTCCAGATGCTTTTCGCCAATTTTTTTGGCTGAATCGTTCCACGGAACGATCCCAACCTTCCTATCATATACCCAAATGGCCTTTTCATACAAATGGTTTTCAATAGCAAATAAGTTTTTCTCTTGAACAAGAACTGCAATCTTTCCATCATTAGGAATAATTCTATGCGATAGGTCTTTTATCATGGTATTCATTTCCTCAAGGGGTTCTCTGCATCCACGGTAATCGAACACCTGACGTGTTTTTACCCGGATATCTTCCATCATGAATTGGGGTTTTCTAGACCCATTCCATTCATTAATTTGAAGCGTCCCCATCACATCAATTACCGATCCCTCTGGGATATAGTCAGCAAGTTTACCTTTTCCAAAAGAAATAGCATCCAGCATTTTCCCATCCTGTTCAATCGTTAATTTTAAGTGAGTTAGGTCTTTGCCCATTTTCCGGCTTGCCATCAGTGTTGCATCTCGAATAATAAATTTAGGAGTCGGATTGTTCATACCAAAAGGCTGCATTTGTTCCATCTCTTCAATTACATTCAGCGGTACTTCAGATATACGGCACTCTCCGTCTGTCTCTGTAACAGGAATAAAATGCTCAGGCTTCATTACTTCCCCGGCATACTCATTCAGCTTACACTCGAGCAGCTCCAGTCTATCCCGATGAAGCGTCATTCCTGCCGCAGCCGGGTGTCCCCCATAATGATCCATGATGTCTTTACAAGCGGTCAAGGCCTCATACATATCAAGTCCCGGAGTGGATCTGGCCGATCCTTTGCATTTTCCTGTGGCAGGATCAATCCCCAAAATCAGTGTGGGACGATAATATCTCTCGAGCACTTTTGAGGCAACAATACCCACTACGCCTGGATTCCAACCTTCACCAGCTACAACAATAACATCAGGAACTTTACCATCCACTTTTTTTTGCTCCAGTATTTCAAAAGCTTCTTGCGTCATCTGCTCTACTACCTGCTGCCGCTCTCGGTTAAGCAAATCAAGTTCCTCCGCAAGATGTGCAGCTTCAAGAGGGTCTTCAGTGGTTAACAAGGAAACTGCTCTGCCTGCATGGGCAAGTCTGCCACTGGCATTAATACGTGGGGCAAGAGCAAATGCCACATTCGTTGAGTTAACAGTAGGCATGTCGACTCCGCTGATCTCTAACAGGGCTCGAATTCCGGGAAATGAGGAATCTCTCATCTCTTCGATGCCTCTTTGAACAATAACTCGATTTTCATCAATAAGCGGCATGAGATCAGCGACGGTTCCGATCGTAACAATCTCCATCCAGGCACGAGGTACACTTCCTAGAAGCGCTTCTGCCAACTTCATGGCGACACCAACTCCGGCAAGCCCTTTAAAAGGATAAGGACAATCCTTCTGTTTTGGATTAATTAAGGCATACGCTTCAGGAAGAACTTCAGGCGGCTCATGGTGATCTGTAACAATCACATCCATTCCGAGGGTTTTAGCGTAAGCAATTTGTTCAACAGCACTAATTCCAGTATCTACCGTAATAACTAAGGTAACCCCTTGTTGATGCGCCCAATCCAGTGCATGATTGTGAAGCCCGTACCCTTCATTCGCTCGATGAGGAATATAGATATCGTACGAGGCAGACAGCTCTCTCATGAGATAAATCATTAGCGAAGTACTGGATACTCCATCGGCATCGTAATCACCATAAATCAGGATATGTTCGCCTTGATCCAGAGCTTCGCGAATACGGGGAACAGCTTGCTGCATTCCTTTCATCAAGTACGGATCATGAAGCACTTCATCAGAAGGCCGCAAGAACTGCTCTGCTGTTGATTTACTATCAATACCTCGGTTTAACAATAATCTTGACATCAAATGAGAAACGGATAATTCCTCTGATAACCCTTTTACTTGTTCATCTGTAATCTTGGGCTCGTTCCAATGATATTGAGAATAAAGCACTCATTAATCACCTTTCTTTCTAGCAAAAAAACAAAACTCAGATCATCCTGAGTTTTTATTTTCATTCTTATTGTAGTAACGTGTTCGTCTCTCTCTCGGCAAGATCACAATTACTTTTATATGGGTATTCTGATTGGTAGGGAACGACTTTTAGCTGAACGCTATTTACTTGTTCAAAACGTCCCATTAGTAGTACTTTCGATCTTTCCGCTACTTCTTGTGCTTCTGCTACGGTCATACGCGGATTGACGGTTATTGTTAAATCTATATGAATTCCTTCTTCACGTTCATAGGCACAAATATGCTCCACGGTAACAATACCATGAACACGCTGAACTGTCTGCATGTAATCATAGGTATCTACAAAAGACTCTTCTTTTTGCCCTGGTATGTGACCAGTTATAAGCAAATAGCTCCTCCAAATCACGATTCCTGAAGTTACAAGAGCAGCCATAGGCTCAGCATAAAGGAGATAGAAATAATCAAATGATTTACCAATCATCGATAAAATAATTCCAGTAAGCACCAATAAGGAAGTGTAAAATGCGTATCTATGTTGTTCAAAATATTGTTTCATAATCGAACGTTCAGCGTCTTTATATGTATGCCGCCATTCGTATTGAAACCAAAGTTCAGCAAAAGTGAACGCGATAACTGCTGCAATTAATGCACTGATATGCGGTGGCTCCGGATCTGCCTTCATCATCACTTTAACAGAAGATATGGCAAGTTGGAGCCCGCCCAGTAAAACCAGTAGCGGAACAATGAGTGCTATGAATTGGCCAACTTTCTTCCTTTTCTCTGAAGATTCTGCGGGCGACCCATTACCGCTCCATACCTGATATTTTCGTGTAAAAAGAGAACCTGCTTCGCCTGCCGAATATAGAGCATCGCTTAATAATGCTCTATTTCCCGAAGCAATACCAACGCTTCCTTTTACAATAGTTAGAACCGTATTCTTACATACTTCCATCCAGAACATTACATGTATTGCTCGTTGTTGTTTGGTGGTCATCCGTGTTCCCCCTCTACACGTAAGACAGTTATATTAGAAAACCGCGCCTATAGCTATAAGACGCGGTTTTCGGTAATCCTTAAAGTTATGGAGTCGTCTTAGAAGGATTATTGTGATTTGGTTTTTGTTTGCCTTTAAGTACTGCCCATAATGGACTTGCGATAAAGATGGATGAGTAAGCCCCAAATACAAGGCCGATCACCATGGCAAGTGAGAACATCCGGATGGACTCTCCGCCAAGCAGGAACAGGAACAGTGATGCAATAAATACAGTAACTGTTGTGTACAGAGAACGAGTCATCGTTTGTGAAATACTGCGGTTGACGACTTCGTTTAAATCTGTACGTGTTTTAATTTTAGAGAAACGCAAGTTTTCACGTATACGGTCAAATACAACAATGGTGTCATTAATCGAGAACCCGACAATGGTGAGTACTGCTGTTATAAACGTTAAATCTACTTCCAATCGGAATATAGAGAAAATACTAATGACAACAAACGCATCATGCAGTAATGCCACAATGGCAGCAACCGCAAATCTCCATTCAAAACGGATCGTTACATAAATCATGATACCCAAGCTTGCAAGGAGAACAGCATAAATGGCATTTCTACCCAGTTCTTTTGCCATTTCTGGATCAACTGTATTCACTTCAAAGGAAGCTTCAGGATCGATTTTCTCGTTAAAAGATGCTTTTAAGCTGCTTTCTTTCTCTTCATTAAGTACAGAAGGGAAACGAATACTAATCCGGTCGCTTCCTGCAGAGATCTGAGGTTCCTCCGCTGCGAGTCCGATTTCTTCAAGGACCGGGACAATCTCTTCTTTGGTTACGGATTTGCTTGCTGTGATATCCACATTTGAACCTGATCGGAAATCTACACCGTAGTTAAGTCCAAAGATCGCCAGACTTAATATACCAAGCAGTGTAATGATAATAGAAAAGGTATAGAAATACTTACTGATCTTAATAAAATCATAATCCCATTTAAAGCGCACGAATTTCACTCTCCTTCACTCCGAAGTAACTAGGCTTCTTGATGAGATTTGCTTTCACAAGCAGGTTCAATAAGAAGCGGGAGAAGAAGACATTCGTGAGGATACTTGTCACAATATCAATAATTAGAACGATGGCAAAGCCTCTTACCGATCCGGTTCCTAACCAGAACATAACGGATGCGGCAATAATCGTTGTAATATTGGAATCCATGACCGTACGGAACGAAATTCTCTCACCTGATTTGACAGCAGACAGAATACTTTTGCCGCTGCGAAGTTCTTCCTTAATCCGTTCGTAAGTAATAATATTGGCGTCGACTGCCATCCCAATACCTAGAATGAAGGCTGCTATACCCGGAAGAGTCAGAACAAAATCACCGAGATAGAAAATAGCGAGTACCAACCAAGTATGTGTGATGAGTGCAAAGCTTGCGACCACGCCTGGAATACGATACATACTAATCATAAAGACCAGGATAAAGATGGAAGCGATAATTCCCGCTTTTATCGTTTGCTCAAGTGATAGTTGGCCTAGACTTGCCCCAACGCTCTGGGAGTATTTCTCTGTGAGTTTAAGAGGCAATGCCCCTAAGTTAATCGTATCACGAAGCTCGTTTGCTTCTTCTCTTGTAAAACTTCCTGTAATTTGTGCCTTACCGTCTGTCAGTGTTTGTCCAACTTTTGGAGCAGACAACAATTCATCATCAAGGTATATAGCAAGTGGTTGACCTTGAAGACGTTTTGTAATTTCAGCAAATTTTTCTTTGTCTTTCACCTGAATATCGACCATCGGCTCGTTCAGAGAGTTATAAACGACAGATGCACCGTTCTCAACAAATTCATTACCGCGAAGCTCGATTTTGCTGTATGTTCCGGGCTCATCGTCTTCTGCTGCACTCCGAAATGTCAGTTCAGCAGGTTCTTTCATTTTACTCCGTACCTCTACCTCATCCGTAACGCCTGCAAGCCTTAAACGAATGCGGTTCGTACCCTCTGTAGTTACTTCAGGTTCACTTGTGCCTAGTGCATTCGCACGTTGCTCCAAGCTTTTTGCGGTTTGTGTAAGTGATTCTCTGGTGACTGCTTGTCCAGCTTCGAGCGGCTGTGCTTCATATAGAATCTCAAAGCCTCCCTTAAGATCGAGGCCCAAGCGTATATCTTTGAGCAGCCCCGGGCTTGTATAGGCCATAACGCCAACCGTTACAAGCACGACCAGAATGAAACTGACTATTCTTTTCATGCCGTCCATAGTTCCCCCTTCATTCTCAATATTCCCATTATAGCGATGCAGGAAATCTCAGTCAATTTTCATTAAAAAAGTCCTCTTCCTTAGAAAGAGGAGCCTCGGTATGCAGATACTGTCATAAAGTTCATAAAACTGGTAGCTTTCAGCGACAAAATATCATTAACCAGTTGATGGAGTGGGGGAATTCCTTGTTTCTCATATTTGCGGCTGACGCAATTCCAAACATCCTTACTTGTTACATATTGATATCCCACTAATTGAAATTCTTCTGCCTTACTGCAGCATAAGAGTTCAATTGCATTTTCCAGCTCGTGGGCGTCCATTTCTTCAATAAATGATTCCATGGCGTTAAATCACTCCTTTTGTGCTCCTGCTTATCTATTCGACATCTTCCTACAGTATTCCTGCCTAGCTGAACGAGCATCTCCCTCGTGAATGAAAGGAAATCACCTGATTGCTAACTAACAGTCATGAGATGGGACAGGTTCGGCATATTCATGAAGTAGAACGAGTACCACATGCCAGAACTTATTATGTACTAACCCATGGGGAAGAGGGATTAACACTTATGAAAAAACAAACGTTCATCCAGGGGACTATGATTTTGCTGGCAGCCGGCATCATTAATCGGATCCTGGGATTCATACCCCGTATCGTTTTACCACGGGTCATTGGTGCGGAAGGCGTTGGCTTATATCAACAAGGATACCCCTTTTTCATCGTTATCGTAACACTCATTACAGGTGGAATTCCGCTGGCTATTGCTAAGCTTGTAGCTGAGGCTGAATCCTATGGAGACGTAAAAGCGTCAGAGAAAATTTTGAAAACAAGTCTGTTCTTTACTTTGACTGCTGGTGCCATCTTTACAGCGTTATGCCTTCTATTTGCTCCATTTGTAACAAGCCGCATTCTCACAGATGAAAGGGTTTATTACACCTTTGTTAGTATGACGCCCATGATCTTAATCGTCGCCGTTTCATCCGTATACAGGGGCTATTTTCAAGGGAAACAAAATATGATTCCATCTGCGAGTTCCTCCATTGCGGAAACACTTATGCGTATTTTGTGCGTACTTTGGTTTTCCTACCTTCTGTTGCCAAAAGGAATCGAATTTGCAGCGGCAGGAGCCATGCTCGGTGCAGTAGCAGGAGAGCTAATTGGCATGTTTGTATTACTTTGGCAACATGAACGTAATCGAAAAGCAGGTATATTGGTGCCGGCACCTATGCCGCAGAGAAGCAAGACTAAGATGGAAAGTAAATCGATATTCAAACGAATCATGTCTATTTCCATTCCTGTTACTGCAGGACGTTTGGTTGGCTCCATCTCCTATCTTCTCGAAACAATTGTCACAGCACAAAGTCTAGCCCTTGCCGGATTTACGAAAGCTATAGCAACCGCACAGTATGGGGCGATGCAGGGCATGGTTATTCCTTTGCTTCTTTTGCCGGGTGCCCTGACTTCTTCACTTGCTACGTCTTTGGTTCCATCTCTGTCTGAAGCTGCTGCAAGGAAAGATTACAAAACCATTCACAAGAGAATGCATCAATCTCTGCGTTTAGCGCTTGTTACTGGCGGACCCTTTGCAGTCATTATGTATGTCCTCGCAGAACCGCTCTGCCTGCTTCTTTACAATAACAGTTCCATTGCAGATATGCTGAGGACCATGTCTCCCTTTGCTCTCTTTATTTACACGCAAGCTCCCTTACAAGCTGCTCTTCAAGCTTTAGAACGTCCTGGTAAGGCGCTCTTCAATACAATGCTGGGAGCCATCATTAAGATCAGTCTCATCCTTTATCTTGCCTCAAAGCCCGAATACGGCATTTACGGCGCCATTATAGCCATCTGTATTAATGCCTTGGTTGTAACTCTGCTGCATGGAAGAAGTCTAAAACAGCTCCTTGGTTTCCGTTTTCGCTGGCTCGATGCTCTAAAAGTGGGTACCGGGATGATCATAATGGCAGCCGTTGTCGAGTATTTATTTCATCATCTTCCTTGGCCGAGTATATTGTTCCTTCAGTTTCTTGTTTCCAGCTTTATAGGTCTGCTTCTATATTTATCGGTTATGGCAGCTTGTCGTTTAATTGATCTGCATGATTTATCTCGTGTTCCTATTCTAGGTGCTTGGATTCGTCGCAAATAAGTGTTACGGTTTTTTCTTTACGTTGACGTACAGCTCTCCTTTGTGGTCAATAGAACATAAAAATACATCTTTAAAATCTTTAACTCCTTTTTCTTGAATCTGATTTTTAAGCCAGAAACGATTTTTCTCAATTAACTCTAAATTAGAATCCTGTACTTTTCCGTCCATAATCAGCGGCAATGGCAGAGCTCCATAACGTATATTTTGCATTGCCTTTAAATGTTCCTTACTCTCATCATTCTTTTTGGTATCTTCTTTCGTTTCCATATCGCTCTCAATTGCTGTTTCTGTAGATCCTGAGTTCCCTGTGTTGTCAGACTCCGAAGCATTATTTTCCTTTTTAAAGGTGGTGAGTTTCCCCGTCGTCTCCAGGATCGCAAACTGTAAATCATCCACATTATCAATACTTTGCTCTCTGAGCTGCTGCATTAGATCATCTAAGTTATAGCGCTGCTTTCTCATCTCTTCTCTTTGCAGTTCACCGTTAGAGACTAGGATGACGGGTTTACCATCCAAAGCGAGCCGAAACCAGCGGCTTTTAAGCCCGA from Paenibacillus polygoni encodes the following:
- the spoVB gene encoding stage V sporulation protein B encodes the protein MKKQTFIQGTMILLAAGIINRILGFIPRIVLPRVIGAEGVGLYQQGYPFFIVIVTLITGGIPLAIAKLVAEAESYGDVKASEKILKTSLFFTLTAGAIFTALCLLFAPFVTSRILTDERVYYTFVSMTPMILIVAVSSVYRGYFQGKQNMIPSASSSIAETLMRILCVLWFSYLLLPKGIEFAAAGAMLGAVAGELIGMFVLLWQHERNRKAGILVPAPMPQRSKTKMESKSIFKRIMSISIPVTAGRLVGSISYLLETIVTAQSLALAGFTKAIATAQYGAMQGMVIPLLLLPGALTSSLATSLVPSLSEAAARKDYKTIHKRMHQSLRLALVTGGPFAVIMYVLAEPLCLLLYNNSSIADMLRTMSPFALFIYTQAPLQAALQALERPGKALFNTMLGAIIKISLILYLASKPEYGIYGAIIAICINALVVTLLHGRSLKQLLGFRFRWLDALKVGTGMIIMAAVVEYLFHHLPWPSILFLQFLVSSFIGLLLYLSVMAACRLIDLHDLSRVPILGAWIRRK
- a CDS encoding DUF421 domain-containing protein, with amino-acid sequence MEHIMIHIGRTILMYFIAAFAIRLMGKREIGKLSVFDLVISIMLAEIAVFAIEDIKRPIYEGIVPIIVLIILQVGIALIGLKSRWFRLALDGKPVILVSNGELQREEMRKQRYNLDDLMQQLREQSIDNVDDLQFAILETTGKLTTFKKENNASESDNTGNSGSTETAIESDMETKEDTKKNDESKEHLKAMQNIRYGALPLPLIMDGKVQDSNLELIEKNRFWLKNQIQEKGVKDFKDVFLCSIDHKGELYVNVKKKP